The Streptomyces sp. NBC_00569 genomic sequence GGGCACGCCATCCCGCTCCTACGGATCAGCTCTTCGCGGCTCGGCGCTCCTCGGAGTCCCGCGCCGCCTCCGGCTCCGCCTGCGCCAGAGGCGCCTGCCGGAACGCGGCGAGACAGACCGCGCTGACCAGCGCCATGGCACCGAAGGCAATGGCCACGGGGGTCCATGAATTCCCGGCGGCGCTGAACAGCCAGGTGGCCGCCGCCGGGGCCAGCGTGCCGATGAGCCCCGCCGTCTGGTAGCTCATGGACAGACCCGTGTAGCGCGCCCGAGGAGCGAACCAGCCGGATATGAGCGTGCCGATCGAGGCGTACGCGATGGTGCTGGCGAGCATCGGCAGGCACATCGCGAGCCAGAGTCCGGGCACGGAACGAGTGTCGGCGAGCCAGAACATCGGGAAGGCCACGACGAGGTGCAACAGGATGCCGGTCAGCGTCACGCGGCGCAGCCCCAGGCGGTCGGCGACCAGCGCCGCCAGCGGGGTGCACACGATGACGACGACGGAGGCGGCGGTGCCGGCACCCGCCACCTGCGAGTCGGTGAAGCCGAGTTCGGTGACGGCGTACGTCGACATGAAGGTGACGACCACGTAGTAGCCGCCGACGGTGATGAGGAAGGCGCCCGAGGCGAGCAGCCAGGTCTTCCAGGCGTCGCGGACGACGGCGACGAGCGGCGCAGCCTGCTTCTCCTCGGCGGCCTCGGCCCGGCGCGCCGCCTCGAACTCGGGCGACTCCTCGATGGAGCTGCGGATCACGAGGCCGACCAGGACCAGGACGGCGGACAGCAGGAAGGGCAGGCGCCAGGCCCAGCCGACGAGTGCGTCGTGCCCCGCCAGTCCCGCCAGGGCGAAGACGCCGGTGGACATGAAGTAGCCGACCCCGTCGCCGACTTGAGGGAAGGAGCCGAAGAACGCCCGGCGTCGGGGCGGGGCGTGTTCGACGGCGAAGAGCACGGCGCCGCCCCACTCGCCGCCGACCGCGAGTGACTGGACCATGCGGATGAGGACGAGCAGGAGCGGCGCGGCGACGCCGATGGAGGCGTAGCCCGGGAGCAGGCCGATACAGAAGGTGGCGCCCCCCATGAGGGTCATGGACCAGATCAGAGCGCGCTTACGGCCGTAGCGGTCGCCGATGTGCCCGAACACGACCGCGCCGAGCGGGCGTCCGAGGGATCCCACGAAGAGCGTCGCGAACGACATGAGCGTGCCGAGCGCCCGGTTCATCTCGGGGAAGAACAGCTCGGGGAAGACGAGCGCGGCGGCGGTGGCATAGATGCCGAAGTCGTACCACTCGACGCTGGTGCCGATCATCGAGGCCCCGGCGACCTTCCACGGCCCGGATCGGCGCCGCGCTCCCGGGTCCGTGGCGCCACCTGCGACTGTGCTCATGTGCGTACTCCTTCACGGCCAACGATTGGGTTCGCAATGGACCCAAAAACGTGGGGGCGACGCTAAGGCGCTCATCAGGGGCTGTCAATAGGGTTCGCGTCAAGTCCAATATCATGGCCATCCGGGGCATGACGGGACGCGCGTGACCCGCGAGCTGGGAGGGCCCGTGAGCAACAGCGAGAGTCGTGACGAATGGACGACCGGAACGCGCCAGGCGGCATCGCACGCCGTGGTGGCCGAGGCGCTCCGGCAGCGCATCGCGCTCGGCGGCTTCGGACCGGGCGACCGGCTGCCCACCGAGCGGGAGCTGTCCGCCGCCTTCGGGGTGGGGCGCAACACCGTCAGGCAGGCGGTGCGTGAGCTGGCCGACGAAGGCCTGGTCACGACCACGTTGGGCCGCAACGGCGGCACCCGCGTGGCACCCACCCGGCCCGGCAGGGACGGTTCACGGGCCGCGACCACCGCGACGATCCGGGCCTCGCTGCGCGACTACATGGAGTACCGGCTGGCGATCGAGCCGTACGCGGCGCGCCTCGCCGCCGAGCGCGGGGCGGGCGCGGCCCGCCGCGAACTCGTGGCGATGCTCGCCACCGACGTCGCCGACCTCGGCGAGTACCACCGCTGCGACACCGCGTTCCACCTCGGCATCGCGACCGCCGGCGGCAACGAGGTGCTCGCGGAGGCGGTGACGCGGGCCCGCGCCGAGATGTTCGTGGGCGGCAACGCGCTGTGGCTCGGATCCGACTGGAGCCGTGTGTATCCGGCGGAGCGGGACTTCGGCTCCGCGTTCCGGGAGGAACACGAGGCCATCGCGCTCGCCGTGCTGTCCGGCGACGGGGACGCGGCCGAGGCGCGGATGCGGGATCACCTGCACGACTCACACCGCCAATTCCTGGCGCTGCTGGACCAGTTCGCCGCGCAGGACTGACCGCGGGCACACTCCCGCGCCCCGCACGGGCGGACCCGACACCCGATCCACGTGCGTCCGTCGATTGACGCGCGCCCTTGGCGACGCCTACTCTCCGAAATGGGTCCAGCTGAGACCCAAAAGGCAATTCCGCAGCGCGCGACAGGAGAGACGCCCCGTGCACTCTTACGACGAGGACCTCACTCAGCAGGTCATGGACCACCTGCTGCACCGACTCCGGCTCGACCCGCCGCCGCTCGGCCGCCTCGGCGACCACCAGGAACTGACCCTGGCGCTCAAGGACGCGATCGGACGCGCCCCGCAGTCCCCCGCCGACGTGCTGCGCACCTACACCGACTCCCTCGAGCCCACGGTCGTCTCGTGCGACCACCCGGCCTTCCTCGCGTTCATACCCGGCGCCCCCACGAAGGCCGCCGCGCTGTTCGACATGGTGCTCTCGGCGTCCTCGCTGCACGGCGTCTCCTGGCTGGAGGCGTCCGGCGCGGTCGCGGCGGAGAACCAGGTGCTGCGGCTGTTCGCCGACCTGGCCGGGCTGCCCGCGGCCGCCGGCGGCTGCTTCGTGAGCGGCGGCTCCGCCGGCAACCTCTCCGCCCTCGTCGTCGCCCGGGACACCGGCCGCCACCGCCGCGGCCTGGACGAGCGCGCTCCGGTCCGCATCGCGGTCAGCGACCAGGTCCACTCCTCGGTCGGCAACACGCTGCGCATCCTCGGCGTCGAGCCCCTCGTGGTGCCCACCTCCGACCACCGCCTCACGGGCGAAGCCCTGCGCGCCGCTCTGGACGCCGCCGAGCGGGACGGCGGCGCGCCCGTCGTCGCCGCCGTGGCGACCGCGGGCACCACCAACGCCGGCATCATCGACGACCTCGAGGGTGTCACCGAGCAGACCCGCGCCCGCGACCTGTGGCTGCACATCGACGCCGCGTACGGCGGCGCTGCACTGTTCGTCCCGGAGCTGCGCGAGCGGCTGCGCGGCATCGAGCACGCCGACTCGCTCGTCGTCGACCCGCACAAGTGGATGTTCGCGCCCTTCGACTGCGGCGCGCTGCTCTACCGCGACCCGAAGCTGGCCCGCGCGGTCCACACCCAGGACGCCTCGTATCTCGACGCCATCCACGGGGCGGACGGCGCCGACGACGAGACCGAGTGGAACCCGAGCGACTACGCGTACCACCTCACGCGCCGCCCCCGCGGTCTGCCGCTGTGGTTCTCGCTGGCCGTGCACGGCACCGACGCCTACCGCGACGCCGTCGCCCGGGGCGCGGACATCGCGCGTCGCACCGCCCGCCTCGTCGAGCGGACCGAGGGTCTGGAGCTGCTGCGCGAACCCGAATTGACGGTGGTCCTCGTGCGTCGCACCGGCTGGCGGCCGGAGGACTACTACGCCTGGTCCAAGAGGCTGCTCGCCTCGGGCACCGCCTTCGTCACCCCGAGCGTCTGGGAGGGCGAGACGGTCGCCCGCCTCGCCTTCCTCCACCCGGACATCACCGAGGAGACCGTCCGCGCCATCCTCGACTCGCTCGTCGACGAGGGGTAGTTCCAGCGCGAGGCCGCACGGCGGCGCGGCGCGTCACCGTGCCGTACAGGGGTCGGCACGCGGACAGCGACGCGTCACCCTGCCGTCGCCGCCGCCTCGACCGGCTCCTCGCCCATGCGGCCGCGGGCCGCGCGGACCGTGGACCCCGGGGTGGGGGCCAGCGTCCGGTGCAGGTTGGTGCGCAGGGTCGACGCGGCGTCGAGCACGTAGTTCTGCCGGACCTTCCACGGGCTGCGGTCGCCCTGCCGGGGGAACGCGTCGATGGAGCGCTGCACGTATCCGGAGGCGAGGTCGAGCAGCGGGCGCTCGTTCAGGGCGCCCGTCGGCCTCGGCTCCACCGCCGCGTAGTCGTGGCGGCGCATGTGGTTGAGCACCTTGCACACCAGCCGGGACGTGAGGTCGGCGCGCAGCGTCCAGGAGGCGTTGGTGTAGCCGATGCACACCGCGAAGTTGGGGACGCCGGTCATCATCGCGCCACGCCACACGAACTGCCGGTTCAGGGGGACGAGTTCACCGTCGACACGTGGCGCGATCCCGCCGAAGGCGAGAAGCTTGAGGCCGGTCGCGGACACGATGACGTCGGCCTGCACGACGCGCCCCGACTTCAGGCGGATGCCTTCGGGGACGAAACGGTCGATGTGGTCGGTGACGATCTCGGCGTCGCCCGACCTGAGGACCTTGAACAGGTCCGCGTCGGGCACCGCGCACAAACGCTGGTCCCACGGGTCGTACGACGGCGTGAGGTGCTCGTCGACCAGCCGGTCGTCCTTGACGATGCGCTTGTTGAGCCCGGTGAGCACGCGCCGTGCCACCTTCGGGCTGCGCCGGCAGAACTGGTAGACGCCGATCGCGAACAGGATGTTCTTGCCGCGCACCACGCGGTGGGCCGCTCCCGCGGGCAGGGCGGCGCGGATGCCGTCGGCGAGCCGGTCGCGCGAGGGCAGCGAGCTGATCCAGGTCGGGGAGCGCTGGAGCATGGTGACGTGGGCGGCGCTCCGCGCCATCGCGGGAACCAGCGTGACCGCGGTGGCGCCGCTGCCGATGACGACGACGCGCTTGCCCGCGTAGTCCAGGTCCTCGGGCCAGAACTGCGGGTGCACGACCGTGCCGGAGAAGGAGTCGGCGCCCTCGAACTCGGGGGTGTGCCCCTTGTCGTAGTCGTAGTAGCCCGCGCAGGAGTAGAGGAAGTCGCAGGTGACGGTGGACTGCGTGCGGTGGCCGTCCTCGTCGGTGCGCTCCAGCGTCACGGTCCAGCGCGCCGCCTTCGTCGACCAGTCGGCGGCGAGCACCTTGGTGCCGTAGCGGATCCGGCGGTCGATGCCGAACTCGGCCGCCGTCTCCTTGATGTAGCTCAGGATGGACCCGCCGTCGGCGAGCACCTTGCGGTCGCGCCAGGGCTTGAACGGGTAGCCCAACGTGAACATGTCGGAGTCCGAGCGCACGCCCGGGTAGCGGAACAGGTCCCAGGTCCCGCCCATGGACTGCCGCGCCTCGACGATCGCGTACGAGCGTTCCGGGCACTCGGTCTGGAGCCGGTACGCGGCGCCGACACCGGACAGGCCGGCGCCCACGATCACCACGTCGATGTGCTCGGCCGGGGCCCCGGAGCCGGCGGTGCTGGAGTCTGCGGTGTGCGTCATGTTTCCCAGTGTCGGGAAGCACACCCCTCAGGAATTGACTTGGCGCGACAGATCTTTGACCCTGGGCGACATGTCCGTGATCAGATCGGCGGGGCTGCGCGGCTTTCGCGCCACGGTGGCGGAGCTCGGCGGAGACGCCGACTCGTACGCCCGGCAGGCCGGTTGCCCACCGGCCGCGCTCGACGTGGACGACCTCCTGGTGCCGGAGGAGGCGATGGCGACGGTGCTCGAACTCGCCGCCGCGGACCTCGGCTGCGCCGACCTGGGGCTGCGCATCGCCGCCCGGCAGGACCTGGGCATGCTCGGCGCCCTGGCCCTCGCCATCCAGAACTCCGACACCCTCGGCGACGCCCTGGAATGCACGACCCGCTACCTCTTCGTCCACGCCCGCTCGGTGAATCTCAGCCTCGAACCCGATCCGTACGGCACTCCGGGGATGGCCGCGCTGCGCTACGGCGTGCGCGAGGGGGTCGTGGCACCGCCGCAGGGCATCGACCTCTCCCTCGGCTTCATACACCGCGCCATCGGATATCTGGTCGGCCCGTACGGACTGGGCTCCGTGGAACTCCCCCACCCCCTGCTCGCCCCGCTGTCCGTGTACGAGGACTTCTTCGGCGTACCCGTCAAGGCCGACCGCCCCGAGGCGCTGCTGCGCGTCCCCCTGAGCCTGGCCAACCGGTCGCTCGGCGGCAGCAACTCACATCTGCGCCACCTCGCGCTCGCCTACCTCGACGAGCAGCTGCCGAGGGAGCCGGCGGACGTCGTGGGCAGTGTCCGGGCCGTCGTCGAGCAGTCGCTCGGCACGTCGTCGCCCGGGATCGGGGCCGTCGCCGGCCTGCTCAACGTCCATCCGCGCACCCTCCAGCGGCGGCTGCGCGCCGCGGGCACGACGTTCGCCGAGGTCATCGACGAGGAGCGCCGCACCGCCGCCCACCGCTACCTCACCGGCACCGACCTCCCCCTCGGGCAGGTCGCCCTGCTCCTCGGCCTCTCCGAGCAGTCGGCCCTCAACCGCTGCTGCCGACGCTGGTGGGGCGCCACACCCCGCGCCGTACGCCTGGGCCGGCAGGAACAACCGACGGACCGGTGAGCTGGCCCCGGACGCGTCCGCCGACGCGAGCCTTGGGCCGACTGCCCCACCGCGCCGCCCCTTACCACCCCGTCCCGCTTACGGTGCTTTACGGGGATCATCCGGCCGTGAGGACGTAGGGAGTGCGCATGCGGCGTCTCACGTGGGCGCGGGCCGCACTGGCGGTCGTCCTGGGGAGCGTCCTCGTCGCCGGGCCGCAGCCACCCGCCGCCCGGGCCGAGAGCCGCCGCGCGGAGTGCGGCACCGACGCCTACCCGTGCGCCGGGGTGAACTGGCTGTACGAGTACAACTTCAGCCTCGGGCTGCATCCGTTCACCACCCCGCACGACATCCGGTCCCAGCTCACGCAGCACTTCTGGCTGTTCCCCGTGGCCGGCACCGGCTGCCGGGGGCCGGTCCGGCAGGGCGATCGGTGTGCGCTGGTGGGCGACAACCCCGTGTCCGTCGAGCGCGTGGGGCGTACCTACTTCCAGATCACCACGCTGCCGGGCCACAGCCTCGGGGACGGTCTCCACATCCGGTTCTCCTTCTCGCGGACCCTCGGCATGCATTTCCTGACCGTGCGCGCCTGGTACGACGAGGCGACGACCTGCACCAACGGCTGCGGCATGGTGAGCGGGCTGTTCGCCCTGGCGGTGTGGCAGGTCCTTTCGGACACCCTGAAGATCTCGGCGTTCGCCGCGTGAGATCGTGGGCCACGCCCGCTCGTTGCTCACTGGAGTCCAAGGAGAAACGTCGTGACCGGATCGGCACCGACCTCTGATCTCACCGGCTGGCAGAAGGCACCGTTCACGGGCGCCGGGCTCACCTACGACGTGTACGAGAAGGGCAGCGGCCCCGGTGTCGTGCTGATCCCGGAGATCCCCGGCATCACGCCCGCCGTGCTCGGCCTCGGCGACCATCTGGTGGCACAGGGGTTCACGGTCGCGATCCCGTCCCCGTTCGGCGAGCCGGGCCGCGAGGAGTCCGTCGGCTACGCGCTCAAGACCGTGGCCCGGCTCTGCGTCGCCTCCGAGTTCCGCGCCTTCGCCACGAACGCGCGACGGCCGATCGCCGACTATCTGCGCGCGCTGGCCCGCGACCTGGCCGCGCGCACACCGGGTCCCGGGGTCGGTGTCATCGGCATGTGCTTCACCGGAGGCTTCGCTCTCGCGGCCGCGGTGGACGACGTCGTGCTCGCGCCCGTGCTCAGCCAGCCGTCGGTCCCGTTCGCGGTCAGCGGGGCGCGGCGCGTCGACCCGGGCCTGTCCCGCGCCGAGTTCGACACGGTCGTCAGCCGCACCAAGGAGTCCGGCCTGTGCGTGCTCGGCCTGCGCTTCAGCGAGGACAGGGCGGTGCCCGGCCAGCGGTTCCGCACGCTGCGCGAGCACCTCGGCGACGCGTTCGAGGTCATCGAACTGGACTCGTCCCCGGGCAACGCGGGCGGCTTCGCCAAGTCCGCGCACGCGGTGCTCACCGCGGAGGTGCGCGAGGAGCCGGGCAACCCTGCGCTCGCCGCCCGCGAACGCGTCGTGTCCTTCCTGCGCGAACGGCTGGTCCCCGAGGATTCTTAGATCCCGGGGCCCTGGCACGGGGCGCAACCTTCCTGCAACGTAGCGGGGAGTTGACTGTGACCCCGCGACACCGTCCTACGGAAGGAGCCCGCCGTGAGTGACGAGGCCCCGCGTGTGGAGCTGACCCCTGCGGCCGCCGATCTGCTGCGGCGGCTGCGCACGGCCCACGGACCCCTGATGTTCCATCAGTCCGGCGGCTGCTGCGACGGCAGTGCTCCCATGTGCTACCCGGCGGGCGAGTTCCGCACGGGCGGCAGCGACGTGCGGCTCGCGTCCCTGACCGTGGAGGGCGTCGCGGAGCCGGTCGCGTTCTGGATGTCGAAGAGCCAGTTCGAGGTGTGGAGCCACACCCGGCTGATCGTCGACGTGGTCGAGGGCCGTGGAAGCGGCTTCTCCCTGGAAGCACCCGAAGGTGTACGTTTCCTGATCCGTTCCCGGCTGGTCGGCACCTAGCCATCGACGTGCCCCTCCGCGTCTGGTGAACTCCCCTGTGACAGGGGTGAGTTACACGGACAGCAGGGGGTCACGTGAGACATCGCGACGGACGCTACAGATCGGCGCTGGCGGCCTGTGCCGCATTCGGCGCGCTGGCCGGCACCGTTCTCGCCGGGGCCGCGCCGGCCAGTGGCGCGGAGGGCGGCGGCACGGTGATCGCCCCGGGCGTCACGTACGAGGAGTTCGACATCCCCGCGGCGAAGGGACTCACGCACGCCCATGTGCTGAGCGTCGACCTGCGCAATGCGCGAGTGCGGGTCGATCTGCTGCACCCGGACGCCGTCGGCGGCCGGGCCACCGTCTCCTCGCTGGCCGACGCGAGCGGCGCGGTCGGCGGCGTCAACGGCGACTTCTTCAACATCACCGAGTCCCAGCACCCCGGCGTGGAGGCCACCGGCGCCTCCGTCGGTCCGGCCGTCGCGAGCGGCCGGACGCTCAAGTCCGCCGTGCCGGACGGCCAGCGCTTCGGCCCCGCGCTCCCGCCCGGCACCACCACCGAGGACGTGTTCGGCGTGGGCGTGGACCGCCGGGTCCGTCTCGACCGCATGACCCTCGAAGGGTCGGTGGACGCCGACGGGCGACGGCTGCCGCTCGGCGGCCTCAACCAGTACGCCCTGCCGGTCGGTTCGGTCGGCGCGTTCACCTCCGACTGGGGCGCCGTGTCGCGGGTGCGCGCCACCTGCGGCACCGACACGAACCGGGCCGCGCCGTGCAGCACGGACACGTACGAGGTGACGGTGCGCCACGGCCGCGTCGTGTCATCGGCCGACACTCCCGGCAGCGGGCCCGTGACCTCCGGCACCACCGTCCTCGTCGGGCGCGAGGCGGGCGCGCAGGAGCTGCGGAAGCTGTCCGAGGGCGACCGCGTCCGGATCACGCACCGCCTGGTGGCGGCGACGTCACATGTTCCCTACCAGTTCGCGGTCGGCGGCTACCCCGTGCTGCGGGACGGCGCACCGCTGCCCGGCCTCGACGGCAGGACGGCCGCGGTCCGTACCGCCGCGGGCGCCACGGCCGACGGCCGCCGCCTGTACCTCCTGGCCCTCGACGGGGCCCCGCAGTACCGCACGGGCCTGACCATCGCGGAAGTCGCCGACGCCATGCGCGGGTTGGGCGCGGACGACGCGTTCAGCCTGGACGGCGGCGGCTCGTCGACCCTGGTCACCAGAGACCCGGGCGCCTCGACGACGACCGTGAGGAACCACCCGACGGACCCCCCGGAGCGGGCCGTCGCGAACGGGATCGGGGTCTTCTCGCGGCGCTGACCGCCGCGCCCTACCCGGCCAGGATCTCGCCCCGGAGTGCCGTCCATCGAAGGGAGTCACGGATGCCGTCGGCGACCGAGTACCGGGGCTGCCACCCGAGCAGCTCCTTCGCCCGGTCGCTGCGCGTATGGGCCCCCACGACGTCACCGGGCCGGCGCTCGGTGTCGACGGAGGCGATCGGCGCGTCCGTCACACTGTTGAAGGCGTCGAGGAGTTCACGCACGGTGGTGCCCGTGCCGGTGCCGAGGTTGACGGCGGTGGAGGTGGTCGCCCCGGCGAGGAGGGTGTCGAAGGTCCGCAGGGCGGCCACATGGGCGGTGGCCAGGTCCCAGACATGCACGTAGTCCCGGATCCCGGAGCCGTCGCGGGTCGGGTAGT encodes the following:
- a CDS encoding MFS transporter, with protein sequence MSTVAGGATDPGARRRSGPWKVAGASMIGTSVEWYDFGIYATAAALVFPELFFPEMNRALGTLMSFATLFVGSLGRPLGAVVFGHIGDRYGRKRALIWSMTLMGGATFCIGLLPGYASIGVAAPLLLVLIRMVQSLAVGGEWGGAVLFAVEHAPPRRRAFFGSFPQVGDGVGYFMSTGVFALAGLAGHDALVGWAWRLPFLLSAVLVLVGLVIRSSIEESPEFEAARRAEAAEEKQAAPLVAVVRDAWKTWLLASGAFLITVGGYYVVVTFMSTYAVTELGFTDSQVAGAGTAASVVVIVCTPLAALVADRLGLRRVTLTGILLHLVVAFPMFWLADTRSVPGLWLAMCLPMLASTIAYASIGTLISGWFAPRARYTGLSMSYQTAGLIGTLAPAAATWLFSAAGNSWTPVAIAFGAMALVSAVCLAAFRQAPLAQAEPEAARDSEERRAAKS
- a CDS encoding FadR/GntR family transcriptional regulator — translated: MSNSESRDEWTTGTRQAASHAVVAEALRQRIALGGFGPGDRLPTERELSAAFGVGRNTVRQAVRELADEGLVTTTLGRNGGTRVAPTRPGRDGSRAATTATIRASLRDYMEYRLAIEPYAARLAAERGAGAARRELVAMLATDVADLGEYHRCDTAFHLGIATAGGNEVLAEAVTRARAEMFVGGNALWLGSDWSRVYPAERDFGSAFREEHEAIALAVLSGDGDAAEARMRDHLHDSHRQFLALLDQFAAQD
- a CDS encoding pyridoxal phosphate-dependent decarboxylase family protein, translating into MHSYDEDLTQQVMDHLLHRLRLDPPPLGRLGDHQELTLALKDAIGRAPQSPADVLRTYTDSLEPTVVSCDHPAFLAFIPGAPTKAAALFDMVLSASSLHGVSWLEASGAVAAENQVLRLFADLAGLPAAAGGCFVSGGSAGNLSALVVARDTGRHRRGLDERAPVRIAVSDQVHSSVGNTLRILGVEPLVVPTSDHRLTGEALRAALDAAERDGGAPVVAAVATAGTTNAGIIDDLEGVTEQTRARDLWLHIDAAYGGAALFVPELRERLRGIEHADSLVVDPHKWMFAPFDCGALLYRDPKLARAVHTQDASYLDAIHGADGADDETEWNPSDYAYHLTRRPRGLPLWFSLAVHGTDAYRDAVARGADIARRTARLVERTEGLELLREPELTVVLVRRTGWRPEDYYAWSKRLLASGTAFVTPSVWEGETVARLAFLHPDITEETVRAILDSLVDEG
- a CDS encoding flavin-containing monooxygenase — encoded protein: MTHTADSSTAGSGAPAEHIDVVIVGAGLSGVGAAYRLQTECPERSYAIVEARQSMGGTWDLFRYPGVRSDSDMFTLGYPFKPWRDRKVLADGGSILSYIKETAAEFGIDRRIRYGTKVLAADWSTKAARWTVTLERTDEDGHRTQSTVTCDFLYSCAGYYDYDKGHTPEFEGADSFSGTVVHPQFWPEDLDYAGKRVVVIGSGATAVTLVPAMARSAAHVTMLQRSPTWISSLPSRDRLADGIRAALPAGAAHRVVRGKNILFAIGVYQFCRRSPKVARRVLTGLNKRIVKDDRLVDEHLTPSYDPWDQRLCAVPDADLFKVLRSGDAEIVTDHIDRFVPEGIRLKSGRVVQADVIVSATGLKLLAFGGIAPRVDGELVPLNRQFVWRGAMMTGVPNFAVCIGYTNASWTLRADLTSRLVCKVLNHMRRHDYAAVEPRPTGALNERPLLDLASGYVQRSIDAFPRQGDRSPWKVRQNYVLDAASTLRTNLHRTLAPTPGSTVRAARGRMGEEPVEAAATAG
- a CDS encoding AraC family transcriptional regulator, translated to MSVIRSAGLRGFRATVAELGGDADSYARQAGCPPAALDVDDLLVPEEAMATVLELAAADLGCADLGLRIAARQDLGMLGALALAIQNSDTLGDALECTTRYLFVHARSVNLSLEPDPYGTPGMAALRYGVREGVVAPPQGIDLSLGFIHRAIGYLVGPYGLGSVELPHPLLAPLSVYEDFFGVPVKADRPEALLRVPLSLANRSLGGSNSHLRHLALAYLDEQLPREPADVVGSVRAVVEQSLGTSSPGIGAVAGLLNVHPRTLQRRLRAAGTTFAEVIDEERRTAAHRYLTGTDLPLGQVALLLGLSEQSALNRCCRRWWGATPRAVRLGRQEQPTDR
- a CDS encoding dienelactone hydrolase family protein, whose amino-acid sequence is MTGSAPTSDLTGWQKAPFTGAGLTYDVYEKGSGPGVVLIPEIPGITPAVLGLGDHLVAQGFTVAIPSPFGEPGREESVGYALKTVARLCVASEFRAFATNARRPIADYLRALARDLAARTPGPGVGVIGMCFTGGFALAAAVDDVVLAPVLSQPSVPFAVSGARRVDPGLSRAEFDTVVSRTKESGLCVLGLRFSEDRAVPGQRFRTLREHLGDAFEVIELDSSPGNAGGFAKSAHAVLTAEVREEPGNPALAARERVVSFLRERLVPEDS
- a CDS encoding DUF779 domain-containing protein, yielding MSDEAPRVELTPAAADLLRRLRTAHGPLMFHQSGGCCDGSAPMCYPAGEFRTGGSDVRLASLTVEGVAEPVAFWMSKSQFEVWSHTRLIVDVVEGRGSGFSLEAPEGVRFLIRSRLVGT
- a CDS encoding phosphodiester glycosidase family protein; this translates as MRHRDGRYRSALAACAAFGALAGTVLAGAAPASGAEGGGTVIAPGVTYEEFDIPAAKGLTHAHVLSVDLRNARVRVDLLHPDAVGGRATVSSLADASGAVGGVNGDFFNITESQHPGVEATGASVGPAVASGRTLKSAVPDGQRFGPALPPGTTTEDVFGVGVDRRVRLDRMTLEGSVDADGRRLPLGGLNQYALPVGSVGAFTSDWGAVSRVRATCGTDTNRAAPCSTDTYEVTVRHGRVVSSADTPGSGPVTSGTTVLVGREAGAQELRKLSEGDRVRITHRLVAATSHVPYQFAVGGYPVLRDGAPLPGLDGRTAAVRTAAGATADGRRLYLLALDGAPQYRTGLTIAEVADAMRGLGADDAFSLDGGGSSTLVTRDPGASTTTVRNHPTDPPERAVANGIGVFSRR